Proteins from a genomic interval of Actinoalloteichus hymeniacidonis:
- a CDS encoding phage tail protein, with amino-acid sequence MTKRIFATSVFFRLTVGGNDLGAFHTCSGLGAQVEVEQFAEGGNNGFSWQLPTRITWSNITLTRPVTEDTTKITRWITELMRKVVPKNGEIVALQPNRTPIARWQVQGAVPVRWEGPSFDPANSQPAVETLEIAHQGLLAG; translated from the coding sequence ATGACGAAGCGCATCTTCGCTACCAGCGTCTTCTTCCGGCTCACCGTCGGCGGAAACGATCTCGGGGCTTTCCACACCTGTTCCGGACTCGGCGCACAGGTCGAGGTGGAGCAGTTCGCCGAGGGCGGCAACAACGGTTTCAGCTGGCAACTCCCGACGAGGATCACCTGGTCCAACATCACGCTGACCCGGCCGGTCACCGAGGACACCACCAAGATCACCCGCTGGATCACCGAACTGATGCGCAAGGTGGTGCCCAAGAACGGCGAGATCGTCGCGCTACAACCGAATCGCACCCCCATCGCGCGGTGGCAGGTTCAGGGCGCGGTCCCGGTTCGCTGGGAGGGTCCGTCCTTCGACCCGGCCAACTCCCAACCCGCCGTCGAGACCCTGGAGATCGCACACCAGGGCCTGCTAGCCGGTTGA
- a CDS encoding CIS tube protein, producing the protein MPSTPGVNLVHAELLIMEPPASVGALPGATIARVPFQFNPNRLSLTKSTEWRRSPSRMAGEAALPEFVGSGPRSLSVEIFMDATATHDTSVEDRVEKLMLGCVPTPKSLDNNKPASPWVRFEWGTARTTTFNGVLTSFSVEYSLFDVDGTPLRASCSLGIEEASGETPLQNPTSGGEDARRTHLVVAGDSLPLLAFREYGVATAWRIIAQANEIDDPMELRPGSELLLPAFDDSSVPAEGGEFR; encoded by the coding sequence ATGCCGTCGACACCCGGGGTGAACCTGGTGCACGCCGAGCTGCTCATCATGGAACCGCCCGCATCGGTCGGCGCACTTCCCGGCGCGACCATCGCCAGGGTCCCGTTCCAGTTCAACCCGAACCGGCTCTCGCTGACCAAGAGCACCGAGTGGCGGCGCAGTCCCTCCCGGATGGCGGGCGAGGCGGCGCTGCCCGAATTCGTCGGTAGCGGACCACGTAGCCTCTCGGTCGAGATCTTCATGGACGCCACCGCGACCCACGACACCTCCGTGGAGGATCGGGTCGAGAAACTGATGCTCGGCTGTGTTCCCACCCCGAAGAGCCTCGACAACAACAAACCCGCCAGCCCCTGGGTGCGGTTCGAATGGGGCACCGCCAGGACGACGACGTTCAACGGGGTGCTGACCTCGTTCTCCGTCGAGTACTCCCTGTTCGACGTCGATGGCACCCCGCTCCGGGCCAGCTGCTCGTTGGGTATCGAGGAGGCCTCGGGCGAGACGCCGCTGCAGAACCCGACCTCGGGCGGCGAGGATGCCCGACGGACCCATCTGGTGGTCGCCGGGGACAGCCTTCCGCTGTTGGCGTTCCGCGAGTACGGCGTCGCCACGGCCTGGCGGATCATCGCGCAGGCCAACGAGATCGACGACCCGATGGAGCTGCGGCCCGGATCGGAACTGCTCCTGCCCGCCTTCGACGACTCGTCGGTGCCTGCCGAGGGAGGCGAGTTCCGATGA
- a CDS encoding VgrG-related protein: MSDDDISGRSFAANPIIAAPGALPAAWAAQLVRCVVDENVNLPDTAELSYRDPDHEFLVKTGITIGTRLTVSVSTVRDRGRTLLFSGEVTALELDTDETGSYTVVRASSRAHRLLRGRKVAAFRNMTAGDIIRKVAKDAGLSVGRVQADPITYPHRSQNAISDWDLLQILAEEHGAMVTMDEQDRLEFIRLAPAAGAPAPTTSSIRNQFVLEYGRNLVALRAGVTSADQYSTVEVRGWDVKTKRPVVGRSQALTSTTVVPGMSPAQAASAFGGTPELLVTDTPYGTQAETATVAKALAASTSAGFGELEAVALGNPKLRAGVPVALGNVGPAFAGRYTVTAAHHVLEPGAGYRTTVFVSASSDRSLAGLVTGGNAPSRGERINGVAIGIVTDTKEPGNKGRGEVRLRFPWLSETYVSDWVRTVQLGGGGVCSPEVDDEVLVGFEQGSLDRPYVLGTLYNGVDQPAKHDIRLIDGTRGTVDRRSIVSRTGNRFELLDKTGGPSGVRLTTGDDKLMVHLDQQRTQITVHSDGTMDIQVKGEITVSGTGVSIDAGRGELTLKGRKVSVDASQGVRVDGGAEAVVKGRVIRLN; this comes from the coding sequence ATGAGCGATGACGACATCTCGGGCCGGTCCTTCGCCGCCAACCCCATCATCGCGGCGCCCGGCGCGCTGCCTGCGGCCTGGGCCGCCCAGTTGGTCCGGTGCGTGGTCGACGAGAACGTCAACCTGCCAGACACCGCAGAGCTGTCCTACCGCGACCCCGACCACGAATTCCTGGTCAAGACCGGGATCACCATCGGCACGAGGCTGACGGTGTCCGTCAGCACCGTGCGGGACCGCGGCCGCACACTGCTGTTCTCCGGCGAGGTCACCGCCCTGGAACTGGACACCGACGAGACCGGTTCCTACACGGTGGTGCGGGCCAGCAGCCGGGCACATCGATTGCTGCGCGGCCGCAAGGTGGCGGCCTTCCGCAACATGACGGCGGGCGACATCATCCGCAAGGTCGCCAAGGACGCCGGGTTGTCGGTGGGGCGCGTCCAGGCCGACCCGATCACCTATCCACATCGCAGCCAGAATGCAATCTCCGACTGGGATCTCCTGCAGATCCTCGCCGAGGAACACGGCGCGATGGTGACCATGGACGAGCAGGACCGGCTCGAGTTCATCCGGCTCGCCCCGGCGGCAGGCGCCCCGGCGCCCACGACCTCCTCGATCCGCAACCAGTTCGTACTGGAGTACGGCCGCAACCTGGTGGCGCTGCGTGCGGGTGTGACCAGCGCCGATCAATACTCCACGGTCGAGGTGCGTGGCTGGGACGTCAAGACGAAACGGCCGGTGGTCGGCCGCTCGCAGGCGCTCACCAGCACAACCGTGGTCCCCGGGATGAGTCCGGCACAGGCCGCGTCGGCCTTCGGCGGTACCCCGGAACTGCTGGTCACCGATACCCCCTACGGCACGCAGGCGGAGACCGCCACCGTGGCCAAGGCCCTGGCCGCCTCGACGAGCGCCGGTTTCGGCGAGCTGGAGGCGGTGGCCCTGGGCAACCCCAAACTGCGGGCCGGTGTGCCGGTGGCACTGGGCAACGTCGGTCCCGCCTTCGCCGGTCGATACACCGTCACCGCCGCACACCATGTGCTGGAGCCCGGCGCAGGCTACCGGACGACCGTGTTCGTCAGCGCCTCCTCGGACCGCTCGTTGGCCGGGCTGGTCACCGGCGGCAACGCCCCCTCCCGTGGGGAGCGGATCAACGGCGTGGCCATCGGCATCGTCACCGACACCAAGGAACCCGGGAACAAGGGGCGCGGCGAGGTTCGACTGCGGTTTCCCTGGCTCTCGGAGACCTACGTGTCCGACTGGGTGCGCACCGTCCAACTCGGTGGCGGCGGGGTCTGCAGCCCCGAGGTCGACGACGAGGTCCTCGTCGGTTTCGAACAGGGCAGCCTGGACCGGCCCTACGTGCTCGGCACGCTCTACAACGGCGTCGACCAGCCTGCCAAGCACGACATCCGACTCATCGACGGCACCAGGGGCACCGTCGACCGGCGCTCGATCGTCTCCCGCACCGGCAACCGCTTCGAGCTGTTGGACAAGACCGGCGGGCCCAGCGGCGTGCGTCTGACCACCGGCGACGACAAGCTCATGGTGCACCTGGATCAACAGCGGACCCAGATCACCGTGCACAGCGACGGCACGATGGACATCCAGGTCAAGGGCGAGATCACCGTGTCCGGCACCGGCGTCTCCATCGACGCGGGCCGAGGCGAGTTGACGCTCAAGGGGCGGAAGGTCTCGGTCGACGCCAGCCAGGGCGTACGGGTGGACGGCGGGGCCGAGGCGGTCGTCAAGGGCCGGGTGATCCGCCTCAACTGA
- a CDS encoding PAAR domain-containing protein produces the protein MPAAARIGDPTSHTPALPSVPGMPAPPPVRTGVLAPAPRGGLPTVLINMRPAAVVGAVNACTVPPQHALLGPGNVVLPSPAGLGSVVLIGGVPAARVGDRTTCQATVAGGSPDVFIGGVG, from the coding sequence ATGCCCGCAGCCGCCCGGATCGGCGACCCGACCTCACATACGCCCGCGTTGCCGTCGGTACCCGGGATGCCCGCCCCGCCACCCGTGCGAACGGGAGTCCTGGCTCCCGCACCCCGGGGCGGCCTGCCGACGGTGCTCATCAACATGCGCCCCGCCGCCGTCGTCGGTGCGGTGAACGCCTGCACGGTCCCGCCGCAACACGCCCTGTTGGGGCCGGGCAACGTCGTGCTGCCCTCGCCTGCGGGCCTCGGCTCGGTGGTGTTGATCGGGGGCGTCCCGGCCGCACGGGTGGGAGATCGAACCACCTGTCAGGCGACGGTGGCCGGTGGCTCGCCCGACGTGTTCATCGGCGGTGTCGGATGA
- a CDS encoding GPW/gp25 family protein, translated as MSDRFIGRGWGFPLRTGPTGGIGMVEREQEIEEAIRLILGTAPGERPMRPEFGCGIHDQVFAPADGATAGRIAYDVRAALDRWEPRIEVADVVVAFDAIEEGTLYIDVRYRIRATNDRRNLVFPFYVIPSTESQNSGDGAAGGGEH; from the coding sequence ATGAGCGATCGATTCATCGGACGCGGCTGGGGGTTCCCGCTGCGCACCGGCCCCACCGGCGGCATCGGCATGGTCGAGCGGGAACAGGAGATCGAGGAGGCCATCCGGCTTATCCTGGGCACCGCGCCGGGCGAACGACCGATGCGCCCGGAATTCGGCTGTGGCATCCACGACCAGGTGTTCGCGCCCGCCGATGGCGCCACCGCAGGCCGGATCGCCTACGACGTCCGCGCGGCCCTGGATCGGTGGGAACCCAGGATCGAGGTCGCCGACGTGGTGGTGGCCTTCGACGCCATCGAGGAGGGAACCCTCTACATCGACGTCCGCTACCGGATCCGAGCCACCAACGACCGCCGCAACCTGGTGTTCCCGTTCTACGTCATCCCGTCCACCGAATCGCAGAACAGCGGTGACGGCGCGGCCGGGGGAGGCGAGCACTGA
- a CDS encoding putative baseplate assembly protein: MALPAPNLDDRRFQQLVDEAKRYVQQRCPEWTDHNVSDPGVTLIETFAHMVEQLVYRLNRVPEKNYRAFLDLLGITLFPPSAARADVTFWLSAPQPDVVVLRAGTEVATVRTETEQALVFATVIDLDIVPCTLTRLVTRAVQGEPVDHTPELESGRNVRCFQAAPAAGDTMLLGLSDAVPGCAVAVSLDSRVEGVGVDPRQPPLTWEAWDGDSWVDCEVDHDTTGGLNRPGEVLLHIPSGHRHSVIAGVRAGWLRCRVIEPEPGQPFYSESPTVRSAEVVTVGGTVTAENAETVDEVFLGRSEGVSGQRFRLDRAPVLTDGEPIVVQVHDGLDWQDWQIVEHFGRSSPTDRHVVLDAANGEFTFPPSVREPDGGFRRFGALPPKGAALRVPRYRTGGGRAGNVAGGALSVLRSSVPYIASVVNRAAAAGGVDGETVAEARLRAPNQLRTQDRAVTSADFEQIARLAAPTARIRCLAAREGDAPGDVGGVRVLVVPDAVPDEDDRLRFEQLVPAPGLLDVITRRLDERRLLGTRLIVEPPRYQGLTVVARLISTAADVHEVSRAALRVLYRHLDPLRGGPDGTGWPFGRPVQFGEIFAVLQGVPGVNLVEDVRLLPADPISGRRGTPVGRVDLAEGGLVFGYEHQITVVDRSGEGT, from the coding sequence ATGGCCCTGCCCGCGCCGAACCTGGACGACCGTCGATTCCAGCAGCTCGTCGACGAGGCCAAACGCTACGTACAACAACGCTGTCCCGAGTGGACCGATCACAACGTGTCCGATCCGGGCGTCACGCTGATCGAGACCTTCGCCCACATGGTCGAGCAGCTGGTGTACCGACTGAACCGCGTCCCGGAGAAGAACTATCGCGCGTTCCTCGACCTGCTGGGCATCACCCTGTTCCCGCCCTCGGCGGCCCGTGCCGACGTCACCTTCTGGTTGTCGGCGCCACAACCGGATGTGGTGGTGCTCCGGGCGGGCACCGAGGTCGCCACGGTGCGCACCGAGACCGAGCAGGCCCTGGTCTTCGCCACCGTGATCGACCTCGACATCGTGCCCTGCACCCTGACCCGTCTGGTCACGCGAGCGGTGCAGGGCGAACCGGTCGACCACACACCGGAACTGGAGTCCGGCCGCAACGTGCGGTGTTTCCAGGCGGCTCCCGCCGCAGGCGACACGATGCTGCTGGGACTCTCCGACGCTGTGCCGGGCTGCGCCGTGGCGGTCAGCCTGGACAGCAGGGTGGAGGGTGTCGGCGTCGACCCCCGACAACCGCCGTTGACCTGGGAGGCATGGGATGGCGACTCCTGGGTCGACTGCGAGGTCGACCACGACACGACCGGCGGGCTGAACCGGCCGGGTGAGGTGCTGCTGCACATCCCGAGCGGCCACCGACACTCGGTGATCGCCGGGGTCCGCGCGGGGTGGTTGCGTTGCCGGGTCATCGAACCGGAACCCGGCCAGCCGTTCTACTCCGAGTCGCCGACCGTGCGCTCCGCCGAGGTGGTCACCGTCGGCGGGACGGTGACCGCAGAGAACGCCGAGACCGTCGACGAGGTGTTCCTCGGCCGTTCCGAGGGCGTGTCCGGTCAGCGGTTCCGGTTGGACCGGGCCCCGGTGCTGACGGACGGCGAGCCGATCGTCGTGCAGGTCCACGATGGACTGGACTGGCAGGACTGGCAGATCGTCGAGCACTTCGGCCGGTCGTCGCCGACGGACCGCCACGTGGTCCTGGACGCGGCCAACGGCGAGTTCACCTTCCCGCCCTCGGTCCGCGAACCGGATGGCGGCTTCCGGCGATTCGGGGCGCTGCCACCGAAGGGCGCCGCCCTGCGGGTGCCGAGGTATCGAACCGGCGGCGGCCGGGCGGGCAACGTCGCAGGCGGCGCACTGTCGGTGTTGCGAAGCTCGGTGCCCTACATCGCCTCGGTGGTCAATCGGGCGGCCGCAGCAGGCGGTGTCGACGGCGAGACGGTGGCCGAGGCACGGCTTCGGGCCCCCAACCAACTCCGGACCCAGGACCGGGCGGTCACCTCGGCCGACTTCGAACAGATCGCCAGACTGGCCGCCCCGACCGCTCGGATTCGCTGCCTGGCGGCACGGGAGGGCGACGCCCCCGGCGATGTCGGCGGCGTGCGGGTCCTGGTGGTACCCGATGCGGTGCCCGATGAGGACGACCGATTGCGGTTCGAGCAGCTAGTTCCCGCTCCCGGTCTGCTCGACGTGATCACCCGACGTCTCGACGAGCGCAGGCTGTTGGGCACCCGACTGATCGTGGAACCGCCGCGTTATCAGGGTTTGACCGTGGTGGCCCGGTTGATCAGCACGGCGGCCGACGTCCACGAGGTGAGCAGGGCGGCGCTGCGCGTGCTGTACCGACATCTGGATCCCTTGCGCGGCGGGCCCGACGGCACGGGCTGGCCGTTCGGGCGGCCGGTCCAGTTCGGCGAGATCTTCGCCGTCTTGCAGGGCGTGCCGGGGGTGAACCTCGTCGAGGACGTCCGTCTGCTGCCCGCCGACCCGATCAGCGGCAGGCGCGGCACCCCGGTCGGCCGCGTCGATCTCGCCGAGGGCGGCCTGGTCTTCGGTTACGAACACCAGATCACGGTGGTCGATCGCAGCGGGGAGGGGACATGA
- a CDS encoding phage tail protein: protein MTRGPAPGLLSRHRMGEQLPSMYADDSLAQRLTQGLDEVLAPVLGVLDNLPAYFDPALAPPDFLEWLASWLAVEIEPDWPEPLRRAVVARAVALHGSRGTRRGLTERLWLLLGVRAAIIDGGGAAWSTTPGAALPGTGGRHVLIRVWRPDGGPVPVQRVRSMVESVRPAHLVCTVEVVSPPVEDPHRETASAGPPEGEAIRDAGGTPPGEPMSGASNEE from the coding sequence ATGACCCGGGGGCCCGCGCCCGGACTGCTGTCCCGGCACCGGATGGGCGAGCAACTGCCCTCGATGTACGCCGATGACAGTCTCGCGCAGCGGCTCACCCAGGGGCTGGACGAGGTCTTGGCGCCGGTGTTGGGTGTGTTGGACAACCTGCCCGCCTACTTCGATCCCGCGCTGGCCCCACCGGACTTCCTGGAGTGGTTGGCCTCGTGGCTGGCGGTGGAGATCGAACCCGACTGGCCGGAGCCGCTACGGCGTGCCGTGGTGGCCAGAGCGGTGGCGCTGCACGGCAGCCGGGGCACTCGACGGGGGCTGACCGAACGGCTGTGGCTGTTGTTGGGTGTGCGCGCCGCGATCATCGACGGCGGTGGCGCGGCCTGGTCCACCACGCCGGGAGCGGCATTGCCGGGAACGGGTGGCAGGCACGTGCTGATCCGGGTCTGGCGGCCCGACGGCGGTCCGGTTCCGGTGCAACGGGTGCGGTCGATGGTCGAGTCCGTGCGACCCGCCCACCTGGTGTGCACCGTCGAAGTGGTGTCCCCGCCGGTCGAGGACCCGCACCGCGAGACGGCGTCTGCTGGTCCACCGGAGGGCGAGGCGATTCGGGATGCGGGTGGGACGCCGCCCGGTGAGCCGATGTCCGGAGCATCGAACGAGGAGTGA
- a CDS encoding NADase-type glycan-binding domain-containing protein, which translates to MRACPQCGVSNRIDEAFCVACGTYLAWDAPAATAPAAPTTPRPTPIAEQPPDVPRPDFVGPPATQLAGPPQTFPSAPIRPQTPMPDPVGQPPPVPHVDPNPIAPLDPSAAQSPSTPPNPAAQPGPTAPVADTTAPAAAEQPAPVAPGRASVRRPLPSEVPRDVEVDGPECPRCGTRNPVARRFCRRCGLALTAAPSESRLPWWRRLRSRRAGGSGLLRWLLILVVVVALVIAVIALYPLGRAAIDDLRDRLATPRAVAVASVTGSESDPAHPPAAVADGFSNRFWSAGEVGDSVEITLAGPVRLLAIVVHTGCSAVEEEFACQARAAELEITTISGDGEETLDIQLADQPGEQETLTGISDVTGIRVTVRNRHGADDGPIALGEIELFGRN; encoded by the coding sequence ATGCGTGCGTGTCCACAATGCGGGGTCTCCAACCGGATCGACGAGGCGTTCTGTGTCGCCTGCGGCACCTACCTGGCCTGGGACGCGCCTGCCGCGACCGCGCCTGCCGCTCCGACGACACCGAGGCCCACGCCGATCGCGGAGCAGCCCCCCGACGTGCCTCGGCCCGACTTCGTGGGACCACCGGCCACGCAGCTCGCCGGACCTCCGCAGACGTTCCCGTCCGCACCGATCCGGCCACAGACCCCGATGCCGGATCCCGTAGGCCAGCCGCCGCCGGTGCCGCACGTCGACCCGAATCCGATAGCGCCGCTGGACCCGAGCGCCGCGCAGAGCCCGAGCACCCCGCCGAACCCCGCTGCGCAACCGGGACCGACCGCACCCGTCGCCGACACCACGGCGCCCGCCGCTGCGGAGCAACCCGCGCCGGTTGCGCCGGGACGGGCGTCGGTACGCAGACCGCTGCCGAGCGAGGTGCCTCGGGACGTGGAGGTCGACGGCCCCGAGTGTCCGAGGTGCGGCACCCGCAATCCCGTGGCCCGGCGCTTCTGCCGCCGCTGCGGGCTGGCCCTGACGGCCGCGCCTTCGGAGAGCAGGCTGCCCTGGTGGCGACGGCTGCGCTCTCGCCGGGCGGGCGGCTCCGGGCTGCTGCGCTGGTTATTGATCCTGGTCGTGGTGGTGGCGCTGGTCATCGCCGTCATCGCGTTGTATCCGCTGGGCCGGGCCGCGATCGACGATCTGCGCGACCGGTTGGCCACTCCGAGGGCGGTGGCCGTGGCGAGCGTGACCGGATCCGAGTCGGACCCGGCGCATCCGCCCGCCGCCGTGGCGGACGGATTCAGCAATCGATTCTGGTCGGCAGGTGAGGTCGGCGACTCCGTCGAGATCACGCTGGCCGGGCCGGTGCGTCTGCTGGCCATCGTCGTGCACACCGGCTGCTCGGCGGTGGAGGAGGAGTTCGCCTGCCAGGCCAGGGCCGCCGAACTGGAGATCACCACGATCAGCGGCGACGGCGAGGAGACGCTGGACATCCAGCTGGCCGATCAGCCGGGGGAGCAGGAGACCCTGACCGGGATCAGCGATGTGACCGGCATCCGGGTCACGGTGCGCAACCGACACGGCGCCGACGATGGTCCGATCGCACTCGGCGAGATCGAATTATTCGGCCGAAACTGA